A window of Acropora muricata isolate sample 2 chromosome 3, ASM3666990v1, whole genome shotgun sequence contains these coding sequences:
- the LOC136912402 gene encoding uncharacterized protein, producing the protein MKIYFPYTVGCDMKKEIDMVKKKIYNAIVTNKQETVYDPDRFREFCISAGATKLFDTILASITSLRHSADRTCLNKKRVVSFIYNLCYCLSQTCNPLQIDHTLYLRSNQINQEGIETEHIMGHTLARRTVNNVVNTLSESHLKCFEDFITEAAERKWLIVLIVDDFTSIHTKKRPEKDQSSEAKTMCTIVVKAYKEIPAIAVEQAIHIHDQNGIDIDSCQRLITSASCMHNISNSYASVMPNWLTESFFSPELERQRINIHQYCDNDNVRTMRKMDDLHLLDFIELRLKSKTDFDAAYDVIMGTGVAAYMKKFLVFQPGDWPCQFYSRQIIYESLKKYISSQLVPKTTLNEHDNVLTDHSCYSFPLPTSTAENPMDNSLLQNTSQPSILSVVPTIGPLHISLNSREHVVNSYHSFFKTVYETIFPRSKLADNPKPWRISLILEIVYGGWTLIRQTVMRKFLKFKDVEYGTLYNLLDNYIPLVLSIYSISFKLNNFSEYFRAMIRIWIMFTCLQRRHYNKAPLIWINMCSHWGKNAPQLYNLLTNYITIFDE; encoded by the coding sequence ATGAAAATTTATTTCCCATATACTGTAGGATGTGACATGAAAAAGGAAATTGACATGGTTAAGAAGAAGATCTACAATGCCATAGTGAcaaacaagcaagaaacagttTATGATCCTGACAGGTTCAGAGAGTTTTGCATTTCAGCAggagcaacaaagttgtttgaCACTATCCTGGCTTCTATAACAAGTTTAAGGCATTCAGCAGACCGCACATGTCTGAACAAAAAAAGGgttgtttcatttatttacaaCTTGTGCTACTGTCTTAGCCAAACATGCAATCCCCTTCAAATTGACCATACCCTGTACCTCAGGAGTAATCAAATAAATCAAGAAGGAATTGAAACTGAACATATTATGGGGCACACCCTTGCCCGGAGAACTGTGAACAATGTTGTGAACACACTGTCTGAATCTcatttgaaatgttttgaagaTTTCATTACTGAGGCAGCAGAACGCAAGTGGCTGATAGTACTAATAGTTGATGACTTTACATCCATTCACACAAAAAAAAGGCCTGAGAAAGATCAATCCTCTGAAGCAAAGACAATGTGTACTATAGTTGTCAAAGCTTACAAGGAGATCCCAGCAATAGCAGTGGAACAAGCTATTCACATACATGATCAAAATGGTATAGACATTGACTCATGCCAAAGACTGATTACATCTGCCTCATGCATGCATAATATCAGTAACAGTTATGCCTCTGTGATGCCTAACTGGCTTACAGAATCATTTTTTAGTCCTGAACTTGAGAGACAGAGAATCAACATTCATCAATACTGCGACAATGACAATGTTCGAACAATGCGGAAAATGGATGATTTACATCTATTGGATTTTATAGAGCTAAGACTGAAGTCAAAGACAGACTTCGATGCTGCATATGATGTCATAATGGGCACTGGTGTGGCTGCCTATATGAagaaatttcttgtttttcaaccaGGGGATTGGCCTTGCCAATTCTATAGTAGACAAATCATATACGAGTCGCTCAAAAAGTATATCAGCTCACAGCTTGTGCCGAAAACTACTCTGAACGAACATGACAATGTCTTGACTGATCACTCCTGCTATTCATTCCCATTGCCAACATCTACTGCTGAGAATCCAATGGACAACAGCTTGCTGCAGAACACATCACAACCATCCATTCTGTCTGTAGTGCCAACTATAGGGCCTTTACACATTTCCTTAAATAGCAGAGAACATGTTGTTAATTCCTATCattcattttttaaaacagtCTACGAAACAATTTTCCCAAGAAGCAAACTGGCAGATAACCCTAAGCCCTGGAGAATTAGTCTAATTCTAGAGATTGTGTATGGAGGATGGACACTTATAAGACAAACAGTGATGAGAAAGTTTTTGAAGTTCAAGGATGTAGAGTATGGAACCCTTTACAATCTCTTGGACAACTACATACCTTTGGTTTTGTCCATATACAGCATTTCTTTTAAACTAAACAATTTCTCTGAGTATTTCAGAGCAATGATCAGAATTTGGATTATGTTCACCTGCCTCCAACGCCGACACTATAACAAAGCACCACTTATTTGGATCAACATGTGCTCTCATTGGGGAAAAAATGCTCCACAACTGTATAATCTTCTTACAAACTACATCACCATTTTTGATGAGTAG